The genomic DNA GGCGTCGAGTCGGATTTCGGAGCGAGTGCGGGCAGCGTCCCGACCGTCCGGGCGCTGGCGACGCTCGCCGAGGCGCGGCACCGCGGCAGCCTGTTCCGCGACGAGCTCCTCGCCGCCCTCACGATCCTGCAGCGCGGCGACATCGCGCCCGACCGGATGAGCGGCAGCTGGGCTGGCGCGATGGGTCAGGTGCAATTCCTGCCCTCCACCTACCTGGCCCACGCGGTCGACTTCGACGGCGACGGCCGGCGCGACATCTGGACCAGCGCGGCGGATTCGCTGGCCTCGATCGCCGCCTATCTCAAGGATCTCGGCTGGAATCCGACCTTTTCCTGGGGCTACGAGGTGCGCCTGCCGAAGGAGTTCGACCTGAGCCGCTACGCGGGCGATCTCGCGAGCTTCGCCGAGCGCGGCGTTCGCCGCACCGACGGGCAGCCGCTGCCGGGGGCCGGGCGCGCCAGCCTGTTCCTGCCCGGAGGCCTCGGCGGGCCGGTCTTCCTGATCACCGATAATTTCGAGGTGGTCCGGGGCTACAACACATCGGATTCCTACGCGCTGGCAGTGGGTCACCTTGCCGACCGCCTCGCCGGCGGTCCGCCGCTGGCCGCGCCGTGGCCCGCCGGAGCCCGCCTCGACGGGCCGGGCCTCCGCGCCCTGCAGACCGGCCTCGCGGCTTCCGGCTTCTACGACGGGCCGACGGATGGACGCGCGGGCCCGAAGCTGCGCGAGGCGGTGCGGCGCTATCAGATCAGCGTCGGATTGCCGGCCGACGGGTACGCGACGCCGGCCCTGCTCGCCCGCGTGGCCGGGAAGGCAGCGCCGCGACGCTGAGCCCGGCGAGAGGTTTAGACCCGCGCGCGGCTTCCACCTATAGTGGCCGCGGTCCGAACGGGCCCGGTTCGGCGTAAAGCGTACGGGATGCGCATGGTCCTCGCTCGTCGGCGTCCTTCGGAACGCCCCCTCATCCTCGGGCTCTCGGTCCTGTTGGGGCTCGCGGAGGTGTCGACCTTCGGGGGCGGTCCGGCCTGCGCGCAGTGGGGCGACAGCTACCAGCAGCAGCAGGGCGGCACCTATTACCAGGCGCCGCCGCGCCGGCGGCCGCGGGACGCCTATTACCGCGACGACGGGACGTCCGGGCGCCAGCCCCGCTACGCACCGCAGCAGGAGGCGCCGCGCCAGTTCTACTGGCCCTGGGAGGACAGGCCGCAGCCGGTGGCGCCGCAGCCGGAGCGCACCTACCGGGCCCCGCGCCAGCGAACCAATCCCTACGCGACCGGAGAGGCGCAGCGTCCGCCTCCCGCGGTGAAGCGGCGGGTCCGTCCGGCCCGGGCGCCGACACCGCCGAAGCCCGCGGTCGCCAAGACCGAGCCGAACGTCCAGATCGCCGTCTTTGGCGATTCCCTCGCCGACCATCTCGCCAAGGGCCTCGACGACGTGTTCGAGGACAATGCCGACGTCGCCGTGATCGACCGCGCGAAGGGCGACAGCGGTCTGGTGCGCAAGGACGTGGTCGACTGGCCGAAGGTCGCGCAGGACTACCTCCAGAGCAACGCGAAGGTGCGCTACGCCCTGGTGATGTTGGGCGCCAACGATCGGCAGCCGATCCGCGAGGGCGACGAGACGGCCGATCCCCTCACGGACCGCTGGCGCGCCCTCTACCGCGCCCGGGTGGAGGCGCTGGCGAAAGTCTTCACCGACCGCAAGATCCCGCTGATCTGGGTCGGGCTGCCGCCGGTCCAGAGCGAGTCCCTGAGCCGGGACCTCGCTTCCCTGAACGACATCGTCCGGGACACCGTTACCAAGGCCGGCGGGACCTACGTCGATATCTGGCCGGGCTTCGTCGACGACCGGGACCGGTACGCCGCGTCGGGCCCGGATCCGGAAGGCCAGATCGCCAAGCTCCGTACCGCGGACGGTGTCCATTTCACCAAGGCGGGCGATCGGAAGCTGGCCCACTTCGCCGATGTCGAGCTGAAGCGGCTGATGGGC from Methylobacterium oryzae includes the following:
- a CDS encoding DUF459 domain-containing protein, with translation MVLARRRPSERPLILGLSVLLGLAEVSTFGGGPACAQWGDSYQQQQGGTYYQAPPRRRPRDAYYRDDGTSGRQPRYAPQQEAPRQFYWPWEDRPQPVAPQPERTYRAPRQRTNPYATGEAQRPPPAVKRRVRPARAPTPPKPAVAKTEPNVQIAVFGDSLADHLAKGLDDVFEDNADVAVIDRAKGDSGLVRKDVVDWPKVAQDYLQSNAKVRYALVMLGANDRQPIREGDETADPLTDRWRALYRARVEALAKVFTDRKIPLIWVGLPPVQSESLSRDLASLNDIVRDTVTKAGGTYVDIWPGFVDDRDRYAASGPDPEGQIAKLRTADGVHFTKAGDRKLAHFADVELKRLMGAVPGTAEPSPTATVAPTAPPATPGPSLDGTAPATDTAAIDRQITAMLPSLPEPPGVPALPVKPAAGPVVPLSRSEVSPGGALLNGRPRDPDNSGTVERTLLRGNAPMPQPGRADDFRWPPG
- a CDS encoding lytic murein transglycosylase — translated: MHSRRWILAAAACLATGPARAEDAFRAFVEALRPDAAARGVSAATFDAAFRGITGPDPGILARTRRQSEFSRPVWEYLVGAVSAGRIARGRDRAATLASTLTAIEARYGVPGPVVMAFWGVESDFGASAGSVPTVRALATLAEARHRGSLFRDELLAALTILQRGDIAPDRMSGSWAGAMGQVQFLPSTYLAHAVDFDGDGRRDIWTSAADSLASIAAYLKDLGWNPTFSWGYEVRLPKEFDLSRYAGDLASFAERGVRRTDGQPLPGAGRASLFLPGGLGGPVFLITDNFEVVRGYNTSDSYALAVGHLADRLAGGPPLAAPWPAGARLDGPGLRALQTGLAASGFYDGPTDGRAGPKLREAVRRYQISVGLPADGYATPALLARVAGKAAPRR